In one window of Nitrospiria bacterium DNA:
- the pnp gene encoding polyribonucleotide nucleotidyltransferase: MIHQVELEIRGKQLILETGRMAKLADGAVTARYGDSVVLATAVASKVARTGVDFLPLTVDYQEKAYAAGKIPGGFFKREGRPSEREILASRLIDRPLRPLFPKGFYFDTQVIASVLSADEGNVTDVLAIVAASAALTLSDIPLQDPVASVRIGRVEGRFVINPSFAEVEAGDLNLVVAGTTEAVMMVEGGANELSEQTMIDAIALAHAEIKKIIESILKLKALTGKPKREPVQKTTDPALAESVKSKSQASIEAAVLIPNKTARQERLDAVLKEVKDQINTPEADRSPEIAEIFHALERNAVRQMILNKGIRADGRGCSDIRPISCEVGILPRTHGSALFTRGETQSLAVVTLGTAEDEQRIDALEGESTKTFMLHYNFPPFSVGEARPMRGPGRREIGHGALAERALRPVIPGRDAFPYTLRIVSDILESNGSSSMATVCGGTLALMDAGVQIKSPVAGIAMGLIKEGSRTVILSDILGLEDHLGDMDFKVTGTRQGVTALQMDMKIPGITEALLRDALAQAHAGRIHILDRMLQALAAPRPELSSLAPRIFTMHVKKERIGEVIGPGGKVVRGIVEKTGVKIDIEDDGTILIASSDADAAKLAMEMIGRITEEVEVGKIYKGKVVKIMDFGAFVEILPGTDGLVHISQLAEHRVNRVQDEVKEGDEILVKVLEVDKQGKIRLSRKEVLKAGAEGQKG; this comes from the coding sequence ATGATCCATCAAGTCGAATTAGAAATCAGGGGCAAGCAGTTGATTCTGGAAACCGGTCGCATGGCCAAGCTGGCCGACGGGGCGGTCACGGCCCGGTACGGCGACAGCGTCGTGCTGGCCACCGCCGTCGCCTCCAAGGTCGCCCGGACGGGCGTGGATTTTCTTCCGCTCACCGTGGACTATCAGGAAAAGGCCTATGCGGCCGGAAAAATTCCGGGCGGTTTTTTCAAGCGGGAGGGCCGTCCGTCCGAGCGGGAAATCCTGGCCAGCCGTCTCATCGATCGGCCCTTGCGCCCGCTCTTCCCAAAAGGTTTTTATTTCGATACCCAGGTGATCGCATCGGTCCTGTCGGCGGACGAGGGAAACGTCACCGACGTGCTGGCCATCGTGGCCGCCTCCGCGGCCCTGACCCTTTCGGACATCCCGCTCCAGGACCCGGTCGCTTCCGTCCGGATCGGCCGCGTCGAGGGACGCTTCGTCATCAATCCCTCCTTTGCCGAAGTGGAAGCCGGCGATCTGAATCTCGTCGTGGCCGGAACGACGGAGGCCGTGATGATGGTGGAAGGCGGCGCCAACGAACTGTCCGAGCAGACGATGATCGACGCCATTGCGCTGGCCCACGCCGAGATCAAGAAAATCATCGAGAGCATCCTGAAGCTGAAGGCGCTTACCGGAAAGCCGAAACGCGAGCCCGTACAAAAGACGACGGATCCGGCGCTGGCGGAGTCCGTGAAGTCCAAAAGCCAGGCCTCCATCGAGGCGGCCGTTCTGATTCCCAACAAGACGGCCCGGCAGGAGCGCTTGGACGCGGTGCTCAAAGAGGTCAAGGATCAGATCAACACGCCGGAAGCGGACCGCTCGCCGGAGATCGCCGAGATCTTTCACGCGCTGGAGCGGAACGCCGTCCGACAGATGATTCTGAACAAGGGCATTCGCGCGGACGGCCGCGGCTGCTCCGACATCCGGCCGATCTCGTGCGAGGTGGGGATTCTGCCCCGCACGCACGGCTCCGCCCTATTCACGCGGGGGGAGACGCAGAGCCTGGCCGTCGTGACGCTGGGCACGGCCGAGGACGAACAGCGGATCGACGCCCTGGAAGGCGAATCGACCAAGACCTTCATGCTGCATTACAATTTTCCCCCGTTTTCCGTGGGCGAGGCCCGGCCGATGCGGGGTCCGGGACGGCGGGAAATCGGGCACGGCGCGCTGGCCGAGCGCGCCTTGCGGCCGGTGATTCCCGGCCGGGATGCCTTTCCCTACACCCTCCGGATCGTCTCGGACATCCTGGAATCCAACGGTTCCTCCTCGATGGCGACGGTCTGCGGCGGGACGCTGGCTCTGATGGACGCGGGTGTGCAGATCAAGTCCCCCGTGGCCGGCATTGCCATGGGTCTGATCAAGGAAGGATCGCGGACCGTGATCCTCTCGGACATCCTGGGCCTGGAGGATCATCTGGGCGACATGGATTTCAAAGTGACCGGAACCCGTCAGGGCGTGACGGCCCTGCAGATGGACATGAAGATCCCGGGCATCACCGAGGCGCTTCTCCGGGACGCGTTGGCGCAGGCCCACGCCGGCCGGATCCACATCTTGGACCGGATGCTGCAGGCCCTCGCGGCGCCCCGGCCCGAGCTGTCGTCGCTGGCGCCGCGGATCTTCACGATGCACGTGAAGAAGGAGCGGATCGGCGAGGTCATCGGCCCGGGCGGCAAGGTCGTCCGCGGCATCGTCGAGAAAACGGGCGTGAAGATCGACATCGAGGACGACGGGACCATTCTCATCGCCTCCTCGGACGCCGACGCGGCGAAGCTGGCGATGGAGATGATCGGCCGGATCACGGAAGAGGTCGAGGTCGGAAAGATCTACAAGGGCAAGGTGGTCAAGATCATGGACTTCGGCGCCTTCGTCGAGATCCTGCCGGGGACGGACGGCCTGGTCCACATCTCCCAGCTCGCCGAACATCGGGTCAACCGGGTTCAGGACGAGGTCAAGGAGGGGGACGAGATCCTGGTCAAGGTTTTGGAAGTCGACAAGCAGGGGAAGATCCGACTGAGCCGAAAAGAGGTTCTGAAGGCCGGCGCGGAAGGCCAGAAGGGATAA
- a CDS encoding DUF503 domain-containing protein: protein MIIGVCTIELFLPDNDSLKDKRQVLKSLKDRLKQRFNVSVAEVDDQDLWQKTVIGVACVGNQKDHVNSVLDKVIGAVRGTPRVELIDYRLELI, encoded by the coding sequence ATGATTATCGGGGTCTGCACCATCGAATTGTTTCTTCCGGACAACGACTCGCTCAAAGACAAACGACAGGTTCTCAAAAGCCTCAAGGACCGCCTCAAGCAGCGGTTCAATGTCTCGGTTGCGGAGGTCGACGACCAGGATCTCTGGCAGAAGACGGTGATCGGGGTGGCGTGCGTGGGCAATCAAAAGGACCACGTCAACTCCGTGTTGGACAAGGTGATCGGCGCGGTCCGCGGGACGCCTCGGGTGGAACTCATCGATTACCGCTTGGAGTTGATCTGA
- the truB gene encoding tRNA pseudouridine(55) synthase TruB: MDGFLNIHKPAGWTSHDVVARLRSVLKIKKIGHTGTLDPAATGVLPICLGKATKLARFLTETDKEYDAVMRLGETTDTQDATGKVLSRRPTDGVTEDRVREALASFRGEIRQIPPMYSAVKIAGQPLYKAARAGREVERLPRTVVIHRLEMRGMEGRDVAFSVVCSKGTYIRTLCADIGERLGSGAHLFRLERTRSGPFRIEDALTVSEAEAAAGEGRIRERVLTAGEVLRDFPSMSVTRDGARLLMHGTPIGLRGVGRLPKEIKTGQPVLVYNTSGVLIALAEALVGWPGTAGPEGDLKEGDLKTDLFKLGKWLVSVEDP, from the coding sequence ATGGACGGATTCTTAAACATCCATAAACCGGCCGGCTGGACGTCGCACGACGTCGTGGCCCGCCTGCGATCCGTCCTGAAGATCAAAAAAATCGGTCATACCGGCACGCTGGACCCGGCGGCCACCGGGGTCCTCCCGATCTGTCTGGGGAAGGCGACCAAGCTGGCCCGGTTCCTGACCGAGACCGACAAGGAATACGACGCCGTGATGCGGCTCGGGGAGACGACGGATACGCAGGACGCGACCGGAAAGGTGCTCTCCCGCCGCCCGACCGACGGGGTGACCGAGGATCGCGTTCGGGAGGCCCTGGCCTCCTTTCGCGGGGAGATCCGGCAGATCCCGCCGATGTATTCCGCCGTGAAAATCGCCGGGCAGCCGCTGTACAAGGCGGCGCGGGCCGGCCGCGAGGTGGAGCGCCTTCCGCGGACGGTCGTGATCCACCGCCTGGAGATGCGCGGCATGGAAGGCCGCGACGTCGCGTTCTCGGTCGTCTGTTCCAAGGGGACCTACATCCGGACCCTGTGCGCCGATATCGGGGAGAGGCTGGGGTCGGGCGCCCACCTCTTCCGTCTCGAGCGGACGCGTTCGGGCCCGTTTCGCATCGAGGACGCGCTGACGGTCTCGGAGGCGGAAGCGGCCGCCGGAGAAGGCCGCATCCGGGAGCGGGTCTTGACGGCCGGGGAGGTCTTGAGGGATTTTCCCAGCATGAGCGTGACCCGTGACGGCGCACGCTTGCTGATGCACGGGACGCCGATCGGTCTGCGGGGCGTGGGGCGGCTGCCAAAAGAAATCAAGACAGGGCAGCCTGTTTTAGTGTATAATACGTCCGGTGTTTTGATCGCCCTGGCCGAGGCGCTGGTGGGCTGGCCCGGGACAGCCGGGCCGGAAGGGGATCTTAAAGAAGGCGATCTTAAAACAGATCTGTTCAAGCTTGGCAAATGGTTGGTGTCGGTCGAGGATCCGTAA
- the rpsO gene encoding 30S ribosomal protein S15 — protein sequence MLEKEQKVEVIKKFASHPKDTGSPEVQIALLSSQINSLADHFKSHKNDHHSRRGLLRMVSQRRKLLDYLHREDVNRYKQIIEKLGIRK from the coding sequence ATGCTGGAAAAGGAACAGAAAGTCGAGGTGATCAAGAAGTTTGCCAGCCATCCGAAGGATACCGGGTCGCCGGAGGTCCAGATCGCGTTGCTCAGCAGCCAGATCAATTCGCTTGCCGATCATTTCAAGAGCCATAAGAACGACCATCACTCCCGGCGCGGTCTTCTCCGGATGGTCAGCCAGCGCCGGAAACTGCTGGATTATCTCCACAGGGAGGATGTGAACCGGTACAAACAGATCATCGAGAAGCTCGGCATTCGTAAATAG
- the rbfA gene encoding 30S ribosome-binding factor RbfA, whose translation MIVAMADYKRSERVGDQIRMEIADILMTKVKDPRIGFVTVTSVAVSDDLRNAKVFISVLGAEAARSFQGLEKARSFIRSELGRRMKLRFVPELSFHEDHTAEEAAKIFKLMDEMKEPRP comes from the coding sequence ATGATCGTCGCCATGGCCGACTATAAGCGCTCGGAGCGGGTCGGGGATCAGATCCGGATGGAGATCGCCGATATCCTGATGACGAAGGTCAAGGACCCCCGCATCGGATTCGTCACGGTCACATCGGTGGCGGTGTCGGACGATTTGCGGAACGCCAAGGTCTTCATCAGCGTCCTGGGAGCGGAGGCCGCCCGGAGCTTTCAGGGTTTGGAGAAGGCCCGGTCGTTTATCCGGAGCGAGTTGGGCCGGAGGATGAAGCTGCGGTTCGTGCCGGAGCTGAGTTTTCATGAAGACCACACGGCGGAAGAGGCCGCGAAGATTTTCAAGCTGATGGATGAAATGAAAGAGCCCCGTCCGTGA